The following proteins are encoded in a genomic region of Thiomonas sp. X19:
- the hisC gene encoding histidinol-phosphate transaminase, with amino-acid sequence MSRYWSEVVHGLTPYVPGEQPMIAGLIKLNTNECPYGPSLRVLQAIREAATEDLRLYPDPEARALKDAIAVHHGLQGEQVFVGNGSDEVLAHVFQALLKHDAPLLFPDISYSFYPVYARLYDMATRLMPLRDDFSLGVDDYLQVGRDGRVGGIIFPNPNAPTGMALALAEVQRLLTGFPDAVVVVDEAYVDFGAQSAAALIDRHPNLLVVRTLSKARALAGLRVGYALGHVDLIEALVRVKDSFNSYPLDRLAIAGGVAAMQDEAWFERTRALITASRGKLVAGLQQLGFEVLPSAANFVFARHPRHAGTELAAKLREQRILVRHFRQPERIAPFLRITVGTEAQCEALLLALADILQPASALR; translated from the coding sequence ATGAGCCGATACTGGAGCGAGGTCGTGCACGGCCTCACACCCTATGTGCCGGGCGAGCAGCCGATGATCGCCGGCCTGATCAAGCTCAACACCAACGAGTGCCCCTACGGCCCCAGCTTGCGCGTGCTGCAGGCCATCCGCGAGGCGGCAACGGAAGACCTGCGCCTGTATCCCGACCCCGAGGCGCGGGCGCTGAAAGACGCCATCGCCGTCCATCATGGTCTGCAGGGCGAGCAGGTGTTCGTCGGCAATGGTTCGGACGAAGTGCTGGCCCATGTGTTTCAGGCGCTGCTCAAGCACGACGCGCCGCTGCTGTTCCCCGACATCAGCTACAGCTTCTATCCGGTCTATGCCCGGCTGTACGACATGGCCACGCGCCTGATGCCCTTGCGCGACGACTTCAGCCTCGGCGTGGACGACTATTTGCAGGTCGGACGCGACGGTCGCGTCGGCGGCATCATCTTTCCCAACCCCAACGCGCCCACCGGCATGGCGCTGGCCCTGGCCGAAGTCCAGCGCCTGCTGACAGGCTTTCCCGACGCGGTGGTGGTGGTCGACGAGGCGTATGTCGATTTCGGCGCGCAGAGCGCCGCCGCGCTGATCGACCGCCATCCCAACCTGCTGGTGGTGCGCACCTTGTCGAAAGCCCGCGCCCTGGCTGGTTTGCGGGTGGGTTACGCGCTGGGCCATGTCGATTTGATCGAAGCCCTGGTGCGGGTGAAGGACAGCTTCAATTCCTACCCGCTGGACCGGCTGGCCATTGCCGGCGGCGTGGCCGCCATGCAGGACGAAGCCTGGTTCGAGCGCACCCGCGCACTCATCACCGCCAGCCGCGGCAAGCTCGTCGCCGGTTTGCAGCAACTCGGCTTCGAGGTGTTGCCATCGGCCGCCAACTTCGTTTTTGCGCGCCACCCACGGCATGCCGGCACCGAGTTGGCTGCCAAGCTGCGCGAACAGCGCATCCTGGTACGCCATTTCCGTCAGCCCGAGCGCATTGCGCCGTTCCTGCGCATCACCGTCGGGACCGAGGCGCAGTGCGAGGCCTTGCTGCTGGCGCTGGCCGACATCCTGCAGCCAGCGTCTGCGCTTCGGTAA
- the murA gene encoding UDP-N-acetylglucosamine 1-carboxyvinyltransferase, with product MDKLRIQGERPLHGDVQVSGAKNAALPLMAACLLTDQPVVLSNAPELMDVRTLGQLLAGMGTQVAQEGASIRLQADAITACVAPYERVKTMRASVLVLGPLVARFGHARVSLPGGCAIGARPVDQHIKGLQQLGAEVHVEHGDIVAGVPGGRLKGARISTDMITVTGTENLMMAACLAEGESVIENAAQEPEVADLAAMLLKMGARIDGAGSSRIRIQGVERLHGAEHAIVPDRIEAGTFLCAAVATRGDVTLRGCVPEHLDSLLDKLREAGATLTSGTDWIRVQADAMPGGRPRAVSVRTSEYPGFATDMQAQFMAVNCLAQGAAHLTETIFENRFMHVQELVRLGANIAIEGNTCVVQGVERLSGATVMATDLRASAGLVIAGLAAEGETLVERIYHLDRGYAGMEHKLAALGASIARVR from the coding sequence ATGGACAAACTCCGCATTCAGGGCGAGCGCCCGCTGCATGGCGATGTGCAGGTCAGTGGCGCGAAAAACGCTGCGCTGCCGCTGATGGCGGCCTGCCTGCTCACCGACCAGCCCGTCGTGCTGTCCAACGCGCCCGAGTTGATGGACGTGCGCACCCTCGGCCAGTTGCTGGCCGGCATGGGCACGCAGGTGGCGCAAGAAGGCGCCAGCATCCGCCTGCAGGCCGACGCCATCACCGCCTGCGTCGCGCCTTACGAGCGGGTGAAAACCATGCGCGCCAGCGTGCTGGTGCTGGGGCCGCTGGTGGCGCGCTTCGGCCATGCCCGCGTCAGCTTGCCCGGTGGTTGCGCCATTGGCGCGCGGCCGGTTGATCAGCACATCAAGGGCTTGCAGCAGCTCGGTGCCGAGGTGCATGTGGAGCATGGCGACATCGTCGCCGGCGTGCCGGGCGGGCGGCTCAAGGGCGCGCGCATCAGCACCGACATGATCACCGTCACCGGCACCGAGAACCTGATGATGGCCGCCTGCCTGGCCGAGGGCGAGTCGGTGATCGAGAACGCCGCGCAGGAGCCCGAGGTGGCCGACCTGGCGGCGATGCTGCTGAAGATGGGCGCTCGCATCGACGGCGCCGGCAGCTCGCGCATCCGCATTCAGGGCGTGGAGCGCCTGCATGGGGCCGAGCACGCCATCGTGCCCGACCGCATCGAGGCCGGCACCTTCTTGTGCGCGGCGGTGGCCACGCGTGGCGACGTCACGCTGCGCGGCTGCGTGCCCGAACATCTCGACAGCCTGCTGGACAAATTGCGCGAGGCCGGCGCCACGCTCACCAGCGGCACGGACTGGATCCGCGTGCAGGCCGACGCCATGCCCGGCGGCCGGCCCCGTGCGGTGTCGGTGCGCACCTCCGAGTACCCCGGTTTCGCCACCGATATGCAGGCCCAGTTCATGGCCGTGAACTGCCTGGCGCAAGGCGCTGCGCATCTGACGGAGACCATTTTCGAGAACCGCTTCATGCATGTGCAGGAGCTGGTGCGCCTGGGGGCGAATATCGCCATCGAGGGCAATACGTGCGTGGTGCAAGGCGTGGAGCGCTTGTCGGGCGCCACCGTCATGGCCACCGATCTGCGCGCGTCCGCCGGGTTGGTGATAGCCGGGCTGGCGGCCGAGGGCGAAACCCTGGTGGAACGCATCTATCACCTCGACCGCGGTTATGCCGGCATGGAGCACAAGCTCGCCGCGCTGGGCGCCAGCATCGCGCGGGTGCGTTGA
- the hisD gene encoding histidinol dehydrogenase, translated as MNAPASDLLLRRLDTASPDFEAQYAQLFARMAEEHAEIDARAADILADVRARGDAAVLDYTRRFDHLDAPNMAALEISQAELHAALAQIPAEQRHALEQAAERVRDYHQRQMQQVGQSWEYVDADGTLLGQKVTPLDRVGIYVPGGKAAYPSSVLMNAIPAHVAGVVEIIMVVPTPGGERNPLVLAAAAVAGVSRAFAIGGAQAVGALAFGTATVPKVDKITGPGNAYVAAAKRRVFGICGIDMIAGPSEILVIADGTTPPEWVAMDLFSQAEHDELAQSILLCPDAAYIDAVAAEIRRLLPGMSRQPIIAASLSGRGALIQVRNLDEACELADRIAPEHLEVSAAQPRLIADRLRHAGAIFLGAYTSESLGDYCAGPNHVLPTSGTARFSSPLGVYDFIKRTSLIEVSHAGAQRLGRIASVLAHGERLQAHALAAEMRLDHDLKA; from the coding sequence ATGAACGCCCCCGCTTCCGACTTGCTGCTGCGCCGTCTCGACACCGCAAGCCCTGACTTCGAGGCGCAGTACGCCCAGCTCTTCGCCCGCATGGCCGAGGAGCATGCCGAGATCGACGCCCGCGCCGCCGACATCCTGGCCGATGTGCGCGCCCGTGGCGACGCCGCCGTGCTGGACTACACCCGCCGCTTCGACCATCTCGACGCACCGAACATGGCCGCGCTCGAAATCTCCCAGGCCGAGCTGCATGCCGCGCTGGCGCAGATTCCCGCCGAGCAGCGCCACGCGCTGGAGCAGGCCGCCGAGCGCGTGCGCGACTACCACCAGCGCCAGATGCAGCAGGTTGGCCAGAGCTGGGAGTATGTCGACGCCGACGGCACCCTGCTGGGGCAGAAGGTCACGCCGCTGGACCGCGTCGGCATCTACGTGCCGGGCGGCAAGGCGGCCTATCCGTCCTCGGTGCTGATGAACGCCATTCCTGCTCATGTGGCCGGCGTGGTCGAGATCATCATGGTCGTGCCCACGCCCGGTGGCGAGCGCAATCCCCTGGTGCTGGCCGCAGCGGCCGTGGCCGGTGTCAGCCGCGCCTTCGCCATTGGCGGCGCCCAGGCCGTGGGTGCCTTGGCATTTGGGACAGCCACCGTGCCCAAGGTGGACAAGATCACCGGCCCCGGCAACGCCTATGTGGCCGCCGCCAAGCGTCGCGTGTTCGGCATTTGCGGCATCGACATGATCGCCGGGCCTTCGGAAATCCTGGTCATCGCCGATGGCACCACCCCGCCGGAATGGGTGGCGATGGATTTGTTCTCCCAGGCCGAGCACGACGAACTCGCGCAGAGCATTCTGCTGTGCCCGGACGCTGCATATATTGACGCCGTGGCCGCCGAAATCCGCCGCCTGCTGCCGGGCATGAGTCGGCAGCCCATCATCGCCGCATCGCTGTCCGGCCGGGGTGCCCTCATCCAGGTGCGCAATCTGGACGAGGCCTGCGAACTGGCCGACCGCATCGCCCCCGAGCACCTGGAAGTGTCGGCAGCGCAGCCGCGTCTCATCGCCGATCGCCTGCGTCATGCCGGCGCCATCTTCCTCGGCGCCTACACCTCCGAGTCGCTCGGCGACTATTGCGCCGGCCCCAACCATGTGCTGCCCACCTCGGGCACGGCGCGCTTCTCCTCACCGCTCGGGGTGTACGACTTCATCAAGCGCACCAGCTTGATCGAGGTCAGCCACGCCGGCGCGCAGCGCCTGGGCCGCATCGCCTCGGTGCTGGCACATGGCGAACGCCTGCAGGCGCATGCGCTGGCGGCCGAAATGCGCCTGGATCACGACCTCAAGGCCTAG
- a CDS encoding BolA family protein, translating into MALPTPEHLRDLIAAGLDCTHLEVQGDGQHFYATIVSPAFTGQSRLARHRLVYAALGDRMRAEIHALSMRTVAPGEPMPD; encoded by the coding sequence ATGGCCCTGCCCACCCCCGAACATCTGCGCGACCTCATCGCCGCCGGTCTGGATTGCACCCATTTGGAGGTGCAGGGTGACGGCCAGCATTTCTACGCCACCATCGTCAGCCCCGCTTTCACCGGGCAGTCGCGCCTGGCCCGGCATCGCTTGGTCTACGCTGCTCTGGGAGACCGCATGCGCGCTGAAATTCACGCGCTGTCGATGCGCACCGTCGCCCCCGGCGAGCCCATGCCCGACTAG
- a CDS encoding ABC transporter ATP-binding protein: MTASSTRPAVRFEAIVKRYGGRAVVDGVDLDIAQGEFFALLGANGAGKTTLISMLAGLTRASGGRVQVLGRDVATDPIATRRLLGVVPQELVFDPFFTVRETLRLQSGYFGLGKNDAWIDELLHHLGLASQAEQNTRTLSGGMKRRVMVAQALVHRPPVIVLDEPTAGVDVELRQSLWAFVTGLNHQGHTVLLTTHYLEEAQALCSRIGMLKLGRLVALDSTHALLSRFASTQMLFRVATGVLPAELAARYKPEGHRLVCAVRDAAEVEHILAALRAAGCVVDELEVRRADLEDAFMQVMNGSEQVAELVRQAA, from the coding sequence ATGACCGCTTCCAGTACACGCCCCGCAGTTCGATTCGAGGCCATCGTCAAGCGCTACGGCGGTCGCGCCGTGGTCGACGGCGTCGATCTCGACATTGCGCAGGGCGAATTCTTCGCCCTTCTCGGTGCCAATGGCGCGGGCAAAACCACCCTCATCAGCATGCTGGCCGGGCTGACGCGCGCCAGTGGCGGCCGAGTGCAGGTGCTTGGGCGCGACGTCGCCACCGACCCCATCGCCACCCGCCGTCTGCTCGGCGTCGTGCCGCAGGAATTGGTGTTCGATCCCTTTTTCACGGTGCGCGAAACCTTGCGTCTGCAGTCCGGTTACTTCGGCCTGGGCAAGAACGACGCCTGGATCGACGAATTGCTGCACCACCTCGGCCTCGCATCCCAGGCCGAACAAAACACCCGCACTCTCTCCGGCGGCATGAAGCGCCGCGTCATGGTGGCGCAGGCGCTGGTGCACAGGCCGCCGGTCATCGTGCTCGATGAACCCACAGCGGGGGTGGACGTGGAACTGCGTCAAAGCCTGTGGGCTTTCGTCACCGGCCTGAACCACCAGGGCCACACGGTGTTGTTGACCACCCACTACCTGGAGGAGGCGCAGGCTCTGTGTAGCCGCATCGGCATGCTCAAGCTCGGCCGCCTCGTGGCGCTGGACTCCACCCATGCATTGTTGTCGCGCTTTGCCTCGACGCAAATGCTTTTTCGCGTTGCAACCGGTGTTTTGCCGGCGGAGCTTGCCGCACGCTACAAGCCGGAAGGGCACCGCCTCGTCTGCGCGGTGCGCGATGCGGCCGAGGTCGAGCACATCCTCGCCGCGCTACGCGCTGCGGGCTGTGTGGTGGACGAGCTGGAAGTTCGCCGTGCCGACCTGGAAGACGCGTTCATGCAGGTCATGAACGGCAGCGAACAAGTGGCTGAACTCGTCAGGCAAGCCGCATGA
- a CDS encoding VacJ family lipoprotein: MSVQPAQAASGRPLKYAAIGLALATSLLAGCATNNPQDPLEPYNRTMFKINQNVDKAVLKPVATGYKDVVPIPMRKGVTNFFGNLGDVWSMANDFAQGHVVEGLNGFMRVGVNTVFGVLGVLDISSEMGLYKQPNDFGLTLARYGIGSSPYFVIPLLGPSTIRDAAGTGVAIYYAPFNYITNNAAVRNSATVLQLVNTRANMLSTTALLEQIALDPYVFTRDAFMQQRKSQVKAVRSEGILSPGPMDAGGNYSDADAAGDASDTMDSGAQAQPAPAPAPAPAPAPAISPANTPQQAPSSPAAPAASPAASAARP; the protein is encoded by the coding sequence TTGTCTGTCCAACCCGCGCAAGCTGCTTCAGGGCGGCCGCTCAAGTATGCCGCCATTGGCCTTGCACTGGCCACGAGTCTGTTGGCCGGGTGCGCCACCAACAACCCGCAAGACCCGCTGGAGCCTTACAACCGCACGATGTTCAAGATCAACCAGAACGTCGACAAAGCCGTGCTCAAGCCGGTGGCCACGGGCTATAAGGACGTGGTGCCGATCCCCATGCGCAAGGGCGTGACCAATTTCTTCGGCAATCTCGGCGATGTCTGGTCGATGGCCAACGACTTCGCCCAGGGCCATGTCGTGGAGGGTTTGAACGGTTTCATGCGCGTGGGCGTCAACACCGTGTTCGGCGTGCTCGGCGTGCTCGACATTTCCTCGGAGATGGGCTTGTACAAGCAGCCGAATGACTTTGGCCTCACACTGGCACGTTACGGCATCGGCTCCAGCCCGTATTTCGTCATACCCCTGCTTGGCCCCAGCACCATCCGCGACGCTGCCGGTACCGGAGTGGCCATTTATTACGCGCCCTTCAACTACATCACCAACAACGCGGCCGTGCGCAACTCGGCGACCGTGCTGCAACTCGTCAATACCCGCGCCAACATGTTGAGCACCACGGCCTTGCTCGAACAAATCGCGCTCGACCCCTACGTTTTCACGCGCGATGCTTTCATGCAGCAGCGCAAGTCGCAAGTCAAGGCCGTGCGCAGCGAAGGCATTTTGTCTCCCGGGCCGATGGATGCGGGCGGCAACTATTCAGATGCCGACGCTGCCGGCGACGCCAGCGACACGATGGACAGCGGGGCTCAAGCTCAGCCGGCCCCAGCCCCAGCCCCAGCCCCAGCCCCAGCCCCAGCGATCAGTCCCGCCAATACCCCTCAACAGGCGCCATCATCTCCAGCGGCGCCCGCGGCAAGCCCGGCCGCTTCGGCCGCGCGCCCCTGA
- the hisG gene encoding ATP phosphoribosyltransferase gives MLTLALSKGRIFDDTLPLLARGGITVAEDPEATRKLILPTNRPDLRVVLVRASDVPTYVRYGGADFGVAGLDVLLEADAALGGDGLYRPVDLGIARCRLSVATPQGFDYAHAVRQGARLRVATKYVHLAREHFAAKGVHVDLVKLYGSMELAPLIGLADAIVDLVSSGGTLKANGLVEVESIMDISARLIVNQAAFKTKTAALKPLVDGLRAAAASNASIPA, from the coding sequence ATGCTCACTCTCGCGCTGTCCAAAGGCCGCATCTTCGACGACACCCTGCCGCTGCTGGCACGGGGCGGCATCACCGTGGCGGAAGATCCCGAAGCCACGCGCAAACTCATCCTGCCGACCAACCGGCCGGACCTGCGCGTGGTGCTGGTGCGCGCCAGCGACGTGCCCACCTATGTGCGCTACGGCGGCGCCGATTTCGGCGTGGCCGGCCTCGACGTGCTGCTCGAAGCCGACGCCGCGCTCGGCGGCGACGGCCTGTACCGCCCGGTGGACCTCGGCATCGCCCGCTGCCGCCTGAGCGTGGCCACGCCGCAGGGCTTCGACTACGCCCACGCCGTGCGCCAGGGCGCGCGCCTGCGCGTGGCCACCAAGTATGTGCATCTGGCGCGCGAGCACTTCGCCGCCAAGGGGGTGCATGTCGATCTCGTCAAGCTCTACGGCTCGATGGAACTCGCGCCCCTCATCGGCCTGGCCGATGCCATCGTCGACCTGGTCTCCAGCGGCGGCACGCTCAAGGCCAACGGCCTGGTCGAGGTCGAATCCATCATGGATATCTCCGCCCGGCTCATCGTCAACCAGGCCGCGTTCAAGACCAAGACCGCCGCGCTCAAACCTTTGGTCGACGGCCTGCGCGCCGCCGCTGCATCCAACGCATCCATTCCCGCATGA
- a CDS encoding lipid asymmetry maintenance protein MlaB — MAHFVLPASVTVAEAGEVVRQALGALRAAPTAQLWEVDAAALRDFDSACLALLLELRRQAGDRALRVLSAPPRLAHLATAYGLDFALGEAAAAPPGPELHS, encoded by the coding sequence ATGGCGCACTTCGTTCTGCCTGCCAGCGTGACTGTCGCCGAAGCCGGGGAGGTGGTGCGGCAGGCGCTCGGCGCACTGCGCGCGGCGCCCACCGCGCAGTTGTGGGAGGTGGATGCCGCAGCGCTGCGCGATTTCGACTCGGCCTGTCTGGCATTGCTTCTGGAGCTGCGCAGGCAGGCGGGTGACCGTGCGCTGCGCGTGCTCTCAGCGCCGCCGCGCCTGGCCCATCTCGCCACCGCCTACGGGCTGGATTTCGCCCTCGGCGAGGCCGCCGCAGCTCCACCTGGGCCAGAGCTGCATTCCTGA
- the hisB gene encoding imidazoleglycerol-phosphate dehydratase HisB, giving the protein MRIAQVTRQTAETRISVELNLDGSGVSKLATGIGFFDHMLDQIARHGLVDLRVQAEGDLHIDGHHTVEDVGITIGQALAKAIGDKKGVRRYGHAYVPLDEALSRVVIDFSGRPGLEWHVPFTRAMIGEFDVDLAHEFFQGLVNHAFISMHVDNLRGDNAHHQCETVFKAFGRALRAAAEIDPRMGQTIPSTKGSL; this is encoded by the coding sequence ATGCGTATCGCCCAGGTCACCCGCCAAACCGCTGAAACCCGCATCAGCGTCGAACTCAATCTCGACGGCAGCGGGGTGTCCAAGCTTGCCACCGGCATTGGTTTTTTCGACCACATGCTCGATCAGATCGCGCGTCATGGCCTGGTCGATCTCAGGGTGCAGGCCGAGGGCGATCTGCACATCGACGGCCACCACACGGTGGAGGACGTCGGCATCACCATCGGCCAGGCCCTGGCCAAGGCGATTGGCGACAAAAAAGGCGTGCGCCGTTACGGCCACGCCTATGTGCCGCTGGACGAAGCGCTGTCGCGCGTGGTGATCGATTTTTCCGGCCGTCCAGGGCTCGAATGGCATGTGCCTTTCACCCGCGCCATGATCGGCGAGTTCGACGTCGATCTCGCCCACGAATTTTTCCAGGGCCTGGTCAATCATGCCTTCATCTCGATGCATGTCGACAATCTGCGCGGCGACAACGCCCACCACCAGTGCGAAACGGTGTTCAAGGCTTTCGGCCGCGCGCTGCGTGCGGCGGCCGAAATCGACCCGCGCATGGGCCAGACCATCCCCTCGACCAAGGGCTCGCTGTGA
- a CDS encoding phospholipid-binding protein MlaC — MFRTFKTALLLPALALGLLAAAPAARADTPAPVQVIQKLTESVMDAVNNDPALKSGDPQKVMQLVETKVLPFVDFQHMTASAVGRYWRQATPAQQEELQQQFKLLLIHTYSGAVSQIKNQKVEYLPFRAAPNATNVVVRTRVLNNGEPIQLDYRLVKMDNDWKIADVNVMGIWLVDNYRGVFAQEIGQKGVEGLIQTLTTRNKELAHVSSAKG, encoded by the coding sequence ATGTTCCGAACATTCAAAACCGCTTTACTACTGCCCGCTCTGGCCCTGGGCTTGTTGGCTGCCGCGCCCGCTGCGCGAGCCGATACGCCAGCCCCGGTGCAGGTCATCCAGAAGCTGACGGAATCCGTCATGGATGCAGTCAACAACGACCCGGCGCTGAAGTCTGGCGACCCCCAGAAGGTCATGCAACTGGTCGAGACCAAGGTCCTGCCTTTCGTCGACTTCCAGCACATGACGGCCTCGGCCGTCGGCCGCTACTGGCGCCAGGCCACCCCCGCGCAACAGGAGGAATTGCAGCAGCAGTTCAAACTCCTGCTCATCCACACCTACTCGGGCGCGGTGAGCCAGATCAAGAATCAAAAGGTGGAATACCTGCCATTTCGCGCCGCGCCGAATGCGACCAACGTCGTGGTTCGCACCCGCGTGCTCAATAACGGCGAGCCCATCCAGCTTGACTACCGTTTGGTGAAAATGGACAACGACTGGAAGATCGCCGACGTCAACGTCATGGGCATCTGGCTGGTGGACAACTACCGCGGCGTGTTCGCTCAGGAAATCGGTCAAAAAGGCGTTGAAGGCCTGATCCAGACCCTCACCACGCGCAACAAGGAACTGGCTCACGTCAGCAGCGCCAAGGGTTGA
- the hisA gene encoding 1-(5-phosphoribosyl)-5-[(5-phosphoribosylamino)methylideneamino]imidazole-4-carboxamide isomerase yields the protein MLLIPAIDLKNGQCVRLEQGEMQAATVFSTEPAAMARHWVEQGAQRLHLVDLNGAFAGRPENEPAIRAILREVGEDIPVQLGGGIRDLETIERYLDDGLSFVVIGTAAVKNPGFLKEACSAFGGHIIVGLDARDGKVATDGWSKLTGHEVVDLARKFEDYGVEGVIYTDIGRDGMLTGLNIDATVRLAEALSIPVIASGGLAGMADIERLIAVESSGVEGVICGRAIYTGALDFKAAQQRVAAAAAGSA from the coding sequence ATGTTGCTGATTCCCGCGATCGATCTCAAGAACGGCCAGTGCGTCCGCCTGGAGCAAGGCGAAATGCAGGCCGCCACCGTGTTTTCCACCGAGCCCGCCGCCATGGCCCGGCACTGGGTGGAGCAGGGCGCGCAGCGCCTGCATCTGGTGGACCTGAACGGCGCCTTCGCCGGCCGGCCGGAAAACGAGCCTGCCATCCGCGCCATCCTGCGCGAGGTGGGCGAAGACATTCCGGTGCAACTCGGCGGTGGCATTCGCGACCTCGAGACCATCGAGCGCTATCTGGACGATGGCCTGAGCTTCGTCGTCATCGGCACCGCCGCGGTGAAAAACCCCGGCTTCCTGAAAGAGGCTTGCAGCGCCTTCGGCGGCCACATCATCGTCGGCCTGGACGCGCGCGACGGCAAGGTCGCCACCGATGGCTGGAGCAAGCTCACCGGCCATGAGGTGGTCGATCTGGCGCGCAAGTTCGAGGACTACGGCGTCGAGGGCGTGATCTACACCGACATCGGCCGCGACGGCATGCTCACCGGCCTGAACATCGACGCCACCGTGCGCCTGGCCGAGGCGCTGTCCATCCCCGTCATCGCCTCCGGCGGCCTGGCCGGCATGGCCGACATCGAACGCCTGATTGCGGTGGAAAGCAGTGGCGTCGAAGGCGTGATCTGCGGCCGGGCCATTTACACCGGTGCGCTCGACTTCAAGGCGGCGCAGCAGCGCGTCGCGGCCGCGGCCGCCGGCTCGGCCTGA
- a CDS encoding ABC transporter permease, whose protein sequence is MTGLSTLFRKELLRFWKVSLQTVAAPVLSSLLYLLIFSHAMTAHIKVFGSVPYTAFLIPGLAMMSVLQNAFANTSSSLIQSKITGNLVFVLLSPLKSWELLAAYVGASVVRGLSVGLGLTLVALWFVPLEYRHPMWILVFAMLGASMLASLGIVAGIWAEKFDQMAAFQNFIIVPATFLSGVFYSVKSLPPFWMAVSHFNPFFYLVDGFRYGFFGASDISPWICLLAALLGNAVCGGLAWSWLHRGYKLRN, encoded by the coding sequence ATGACCGGCCTGTCCACCCTGTTTCGCAAGGAGTTGCTGCGTTTCTGGAAAGTCAGCCTGCAGACCGTGGCCGCGCCCGTGCTCAGCAGCCTGCTCTACCTGCTGATCTTCTCGCACGCCATGACGGCGCACATCAAGGTGTTCGGCAGCGTGCCTTACACCGCTTTTCTCATTCCCGGCCTGGCGATGATGAGCGTGCTGCAAAACGCATTCGCCAACACCTCCTCGTCGCTGATCCAGTCCAAGATCACCGGCAATCTGGTGTTCGTGCTGCTGTCGCCACTCAAGTCCTGGGAGCTGCTCGCCGCCTATGTCGGCGCCTCGGTGGTGCGGGGTTTGAGCGTGGGGCTTGGGCTGACGCTGGTGGCGCTGTGGTTCGTGCCGCTGGAGTATCGCCATCCCATGTGGATTCTGGTGTTCGCCATGCTGGGGGCATCCATGCTGGCGTCGCTGGGCATCGTTGCCGGCATCTGGGCCGAGAAGTTCGATCAGATGGCGGCGTTCCAGAACTTCATCATCGTGCCGGCCACGTTTTTGTCGGGCGTGTTCTATTCGGTCAAGAGTTTGCCGCCGTTCTGGATGGCGGTGTCGCATTTCAACCCGTTTTTCTACCTGGTCGACGGATTTCGCTACGGTTTTTTTGGCGCCTCCGACATCTCGCCCTGGATCTGCCTCCTCGCAGCCCTGCTCGGCAATGCCGTCTGCGGCGGGTTGGCCTGGTCCTGGCTGCATCGCGGCTATAAATTGCGCAACTGA
- the hisH gene encoding imidazole glycerol phosphate synthase subunit HisH, with translation MKTVAIVDYGMGNLRSVSQAVQHVAKGLPWQVVVTSDARVVRAADRIVLPGQGAMPDCMRELRDSGLQAPVLEAAGGQARSGKPLFGVCVGMQMLLDRSEEGPTQGLGLIAGEVRRFQLAGQNQPDGSRYKVPHMGWNAVHPVAHDGRVHPLWAGVDDGAAFYFVHSFYAQPTAERSIAGRSEYGVTFASAIARDTIFATQFHPEKSAAAGLALYRNFLDWNP, from the coding sequence ATGAAAACGGTCGCCATCGTCGATTACGGCATGGGCAATCTGCGCTCCGTGTCGCAGGCCGTGCAGCATGTCGCCAAGGGTCTTCCCTGGCAGGTGGTGGTCACGTCCGACGCTCGGGTGGTGCGCGCTGCCGACCGCATCGTGCTGCCCGGTCAGGGCGCCATGCCGGACTGCATGCGCGAGCTGCGCGACTCCGGCCTGCAAGCACCGGTGCTTGAAGCCGCAGGCGGGCAGGCGCGCAGCGGCAAGCCACTCTTTGGCGTCTGCGTCGGCATGCAGATGCTGCTCGACCGCAGCGAGGAAGGCCCGACACAAGGTCTGGGGCTGATCGCCGGCGAGGTGCGCCGCTTCCAGCTCGCTGGCCAGAACCAGCCCGACGGCAGCCGCTACAAGGTGCCGCATATGGGCTGGAACGCGGTGCACCCGGTGGCGCACGACGGCCGAGTTCACCCTTTGTGGGCGGGCGTGGACGATGGCGCGGCGTTCTACTTCGTGCATAGTTTCTATGCGCAGCCGACAGCAGAGCGCAGTATTGCGGGCCGCTCCGAGTATGGCGTGACCTTTGCCAGCGCCATCGCCCGGGATACGATTTTCGCCACCCAGTTTCACCCTGAAAAAAGCGCCGCGGCAGGCCTTGCGCTCTACCGCAATTTCCTCGACTGGAATCCCTGA